One segment of Eschrichtius robustus isolate mEscRob2 chromosome 3, mEscRob2.pri, whole genome shotgun sequence DNA contains the following:
- the BARHL2 gene encoding barH-like 2 homeobox protein has protein sequence MTTMEGASGSSFGIDTILSSASSGSPGMMNGDFRPLGEARTADFRSQATPSPCSEIDTVGTAPSSPISVAMEPPEPHVIADGPQHHHHLHHSQQPPPPPPPPPAAAPTQSLQPSPQPPPPQPPAQQLGSAASVPRTSTSSFLIKDILGDSKPLAACAPYSTSVSSPHHTPKQESNAAHESFRPKVEQEDSKTKLDKREESQSDIKCHGTKEEGDREITSSRESPPVRAKKPRKARTAFSDHQLNQLERSFERQKYLSVQDRMDLAAALNLTDTQVKTWYQNRRTKWKRQTAVGLELLAEAGNYSALQRMFPSPYFYHPSFLGSMDSTTAAAAAAAMYSSMYRTPPAPHPQLQRPLVPRVLIHGLGPGGQPALNPLSNPIPGTPHPR, from the exons ATGACAACAATGGAAGGGGCCAGTGGGTCGAGTTTTGGAATAGACACGATTTTGTCCAGTGCCAGTTCGGGCAGCCCCGGCATGATGAATGGAGATTTCCGCCCGCTCGGCGAGGCCAGGACCGCGGATTTTAGGAGTCAGGCCACTCCGTCTCCCTGTTCGGAGATTGATACTGTAGGAACGGCGCCTTCCTCTCCCATCTCGGTCGCCATGGAGCCCCCGGAACCGCATGTGATAGCGGACGGCCCCcagcatcaccaccacctccaccacagccaacagccgccgccgccgccgccgccgccgccagccgCGGCCCCCACGCAAAGTTTGCAGCCTTCGCCGCaaccgccgccgccgcagccacCCGCCCAGCAGCTGGGCTCGGCCGCCTCGGTCCCCAGGACTTCcacctcttcttttttaattaaggaCATCTTGGGCGACAGCAAACCTCTGGCGGCGTGTGCACCGTACAGCACCAGCgtctcctctccccaccacacCCCGAAGCAGGAGAGCAACGCAGCACACGAGAGCTTCAGGCCAAAGGTCGAGCAGGAGGACAGCAAAACCAAACTCGACAAGCGGGAAGAGTCCCAGAGCGACATCAAATGCCACG GAACAAAGGAGGAAGGAGACCGGGAGATTACGAGTAGCCGAGAGAGTCCCCCTGTGAGAGCCAAAAAGCCTCGCAAAGCCAGGACGGCTTTCTCCGACCACCAACTCAATCAACTGGAGCGTAGCTTTGAGCGACAGAAGTACCTGAGTGTGCAGGACCGCATGGACCTGGCAGCTGCGCTCAATCTCACTGACACCCAGGTCAAGACCTGGTACCAGAACCGCAG GACCAAGTGGAAGCGGCAGACTGCGGTGGGCCTGGAGCTGCTGGCCGAGGCAGGGAATTACTCGGCACTGCAGAGGATGTTTCCGTCGCCTTATTTCTACCACCCAAGCTTTCTGGGCAGCATGGACAGTACTACTGCCGCGGCGGCCGCCGCAGCCATGTACAGCAGCATGTACCGGACTCCTCCTGCGCCCCATCCCCAGCTGCAGCGGCCCCTGGTGCCCCGAGTGCTCATCCAcggcctggggcctgggggacAGCCGGCCCTCAATCCCCTGTCCAACCCCATCCCAGGCACCCCGCATCCACGGTGA